The window GTGGCGTCGTCCGGTGACCGGAGAACGATCGTGCGCGCCCTCTGGCCTTCGGTCTCCTGCTGCCTTTAGGTTCGGTGCTGCGGGATCACCGAACCTCGTCAACTGCCGTTCCTCTTGGGAGCTTCACTCGTGAGTGAGCCTAGTCCCCGTCTGCGTCAGACGCTCGCGTCCTGGGAGGAAGCTCCGGGATGTGGGAGCAGTCCGCCGGAACGCCAGGACGTCCGCGTGGACCCCGGATCAGTTCACCGAGATGGCCGGCTGGATGGCGAGCACGGCGGCGGACATCACGCGCGCCGCGGACGCGATCTCGACCATGAAGCCGGGGGCTGACAGGTGAGGAGCGCTCCCCGGCTGGCCAAGGAGCAGAAGCAGCTGACGTCCGAGCTGATCTCCGCCGTCGCCGGCCGAGTCGAGGTTCCCGCGGAGCCGACGGTCCTGTTCGAGGCGCTGTGCTCTGCCATGGGTGAGCGACGCGGCCGGCCCACGACGCTCAGCATCCGGGAGTTCCCGAAGGACATCGCCCACGGCACGACCGGGCTCTGGCTGGACCTCGAAGGCCAGGATCTCGTGGTCATCGAGGAGAACCTGACTCCAGACCACCAGTTGGTGGTTCTCGGGCACGAACTCTGGCACATGCATGCCGGTCACTCGGGACACGGCATCGGCAGCGGGGCGATGGCCGCACGAGTGGCTCTCACCGCGGAGATCGACTGGCCGGAAATCGTCCGTCGCGTCGCCGCCCGTAGCCACTCGGTTCAGGAGGACGAGGTCGCGGCGGAGAAGTTCGGACTGCTCATGGGCAGCCAGATGCGCACCTGGCTGCTCGACCCCGGCGCCGCCGGTGTGCAGCTCGACGAGGTGGCGCGACGTATCAACGCCGCCTTGGGGTACCCCGGAGTGCGGGGATGACCGCGTGAACATGGGCGACTTGGTCTACAACCCCTACACCGGCGTCGCGATCCTCCTCGTGGTTGTGCTGTTGTACAAGGTGCCGGCCTTCGTCAGGGCCTGGCGCAATCCTCTGGTCCGCCAGGTGGGCGGGCTGCTCACGGTGGCCTGCTGCGTCTTCATCTTCGTCGTACCCTCAACCATCAAGAGGGTCAACCAGGTCACGGGGGTCACGAACTTCTCGGCACCGTGGGTCTACAGCCTGCTCACGGGCTTCTGTGCCTCGTGTCTGCTGCTGATCATCAAGTGGCGGGGCGGGCTCCAGGTGAAGGTCCGGCGCGCCACCATCTGGGTCTACGGCAGCTACGGGGCGGTCGTCACCGCGCTCTGGGTGCTCTTCGCGCTCGGTGACCACCACGTCGAACGAGTCAAGGACCTGGACACGTACTACGCCACCACCCTGTACATGCGCGAGATGGTCGTTCTGTACCTGCTCGCGCACACCGTGGCCGTCCTGATCACCTCCGCCCTGCTGTGGAGCTGGGAGAGCCGCGTGCGCGGCACCGGCTGGCTGCACGTCGGAGTGGTCGTCCTCGGCGTCGGCTACGCGCTGAACCTGGCCTACGACGTCGCCAAGGTGATCCCGGTGGTGGCTCGGTGGACCGGTCGGACCGGTCTCGACTGGATGAGCACCGACCTGGCGCCGCTGATCGCCTCGCTCGGCGGACTGCTCATCGGCATCGGATTCGTCCTGCCGCACGCCGCCGAGCGCTTCTCCCACCGGTGGAGTGCCCGCCGCCTGTACTGGGCCCTGCGCCCCTTGGGCCGCGTCCTGCGGATGGTCCCCGCGGCATCGGCGCCCGTGGCGCTCGGCCGGTTCGAGTCGCTGGACCTGCGCCTGACGCACCGGCAGACCTTCATCCGGGATGCCCTGCGGCAGGTGAGCCCCTTCATGGACGCCGCCCTGCGCGAGGCGACCCGGGAGCGGCACCTCGCCGCCGGCGACGATCCCGCCGCGGCCGCGGCCGCGGCGGACGCCGCCGTCATCCTTGATGCCGTCCCACGACTGCACGTCAGCAGCATGCCCGAACACCCGGTGGAGCGACCGGCGGAGAGCATGCGGGACCTGGCCGCGATCTCGCGCGCCATTCGCCGCTCTCCGCGTGTGCGGTCCACACACCGGGCAGTGCCCAACCAAGAAGAGAGCGTGAACTCATGAGCGCGAGAGCCGCCATATCCACCACCGTCCACGCCGATGCCGATCAAAGGGCGATCGTCATCGGCGGCGGCCTGACCGGGATGCTCGCCGCGCAGGCTCTCGCCGGTGAGGCGCACGTCACCGTCATCGAACGTGACACGCTCCCCGCCGCTCCGGAGCCACGGAAGGGGCTGCCGCAGGCGCACCACGCGCACCTGCTGTGGTCCGGCGGAGCGGACGCCATCGAAACGCTCCTGCCGGGAACGGCCGAGGCTCTGGCCGGGCGCGGCGCACGCCGCATACCGCTGACCACCGGCATGGTCGGCTT of the Streptomyces sp. 1222.5 genome contains:
- a CDS encoding DUF6545 domain-containing protein → MGDLVYNPYTGVAILLVVVLLYKVPAFVRAWRNPLVRQVGGLLTVACCVFIFVVPSTIKRVNQVTGVTNFSAPWVYSLLTGFCASCLLLIIKWRGGLQVKVRRATIWVYGSYGAVVTALWVLFALGDHHVERVKDLDTYYATTLYMREMVVLYLLAHTVAVLITSALLWSWESRVRGTGWLHVGVVVLGVGYALNLAYDVAKVIPVVARWTGRTGLDWMSTDLAPLIASLGGLLIGIGFVLPHAAERFSHRWSARRLYWALRPLGRVLRMVPAASAPVALGRFESLDLRLTHRQTFIRDALRQVSPFMDAALREATRERHLAAGDDPAAAAAAADAAVILDAVPRLHVSSMPEHPVERPAESMRDLAAISRAIRRSPRVRSTHRAVPNQEESVNS
- a CDS encoding toxin-antitoxin system, toxin component encodes the protein MRSAPRLAKEQKQLTSELISAVAGRVEVPAEPTVLFEALCSAMGERRGRPTTLSIREFPKDIAHGTTGLWLDLEGQDLVVIEENLTPDHQLVVLGHELWHMHAGHSGHGIGSGAMAARVALTAEIDWPEIVRRVAARSHSVQEDEVAAEKFGLLMGSQMRTWLLDPGAAGVQLDEVARRINAALGYPGVRG